In Glycine max cultivar Williams 82 chromosome 15, Glycine_max_v4.0, whole genome shotgun sequence, the DNA window tcttttcatcattcttggaaaaaaaataatttaaaatcctCGTCAATAATCTTGGAAGGTAGAATAGAGGAAACATAAGAACgaaaatcaaagaaagaaaaagactgagagaagaaaaggaaatgaaTTTCAAATCCTCACCAATAATCTGTAGATGCACGCAGTTGGAGCTTGCTCATCTTCCATGGCCTCTTTGATTCCAACCATCTTGCAAAACAAAACACAGACATCAATTTTAAAGGACAAAAATGCATGAAGGAGAGGAGAGGAtaagatgaaataaaaaatggtatCAGAGAATGAAAAATCAAGGTAGAATAGAGAATGAGAAATAGATAGCAGAGtccattcaaattcaaattttgaaaacccACCTCTGTCCAAGGCTTTTGCTTTGTGAAAAGCCTTTTGTCTTTTGGTGTGATATGGGCCTTTTGTACAGTCTGTAGCCCAACACTGTACAGTTGGTGCTAGCTTTTTATCTGTGTATTTGAATAATAAAcagtttttaatgtttatttaattaataaatttaattgaatacagtgcttttatcttttaataattttatttagcaAGACAATAAAGGGAAGCCTGTTACCTATGTTAGACACGTGttactttttcaaaaacttttgaCTTTTAtggttaatttttatgaatagaTTAAAAGCATTTTAAGAACATGTTAACTTTGCTGCCCTTTGTACTACCTCTATTAGTATATAACATGGATAGATTGGCACTTAAAATTATACACtttattcaaattgtgattattGAGTTGGAAATATGCTTATTACCAATGACGATTTTGTCTGAACATACTTCATTGTTTTTGTGATATCTTCTGCCTGTTTGTTCGATATGCGCTGTGTTTGTTGGGTGGAAAACTAGACTTCTTGGGCTACAAAATAGGCACAAGAAGCACCTTAAATAAGTTAAGAAACAAGTTCTAAAATTGCGCTCAAAGTTGAGCTAGACCTTCTGAAAACTTGACTAACCAGAGTCACttgttttgctaatatcttgaggtgtaaaaattgtttgtaaagttaaaaactagacttaaaaatattcaaaacagATCATAAGTGTTCATCATATCTGACTTCCCCTTAAACAATAGTAAAGTACAAAATAATTACAGAGGAATTTGATGTGCTCATTTTATTCTGTACAGAATAATTATACTCAGACGGAATGAATAGCAGGGTTTGACTTTACCCCAACATTCTGTCTAATACGATCGTCACTGCTTGAGAGACAGGTAGAAGGATGTAAGAAACCCCGTGCAGAGCCATGAGCTTGCCAGCAGAAAGAGCTAGTATTTCCTCCGAAGCATGatgcaagaaaaatattttcgaGATATAATCCTTCACATGGAAAGGCATCACTACAGGAAAATTTGATTGCTTCTTCAGTGGCTGAAGTTCCTTGTATATCAATGAAGGATATATTCTCCACTCTGACGGCCGAAGTCTGCATTTTGATACATGACATTACATTCATTCTTGCAGTTCATCATATTTGAGCTACAGTAGAATTAGTTTACTACaaatcttgaatttttttatccgCACCAGAAGCTAAGTACTCCCTCGGCTGtttgaattgaatttcgaaAGAAATATCATGGACTTATCCTCCTTAGAGATTGAGAGTTCTAATGACTATGTAATCAATGCGAAATATGCTAATTATATTCTCCaaacagtaaaatctttcaaaattaTGTAGGCTATTCCCTCAAAAATAACTCCAACCAACAATAATGCATCACTCCACAACATACGGGCAAATTTACAgaatgaacacacaaaaattcTATACCTCATTTTTGCATGGATTTCGTGAATCACAGTAGTACTGATCTACTATTATTGGATTAGACACGTTCTCCATCAAGATATGCTGGAATGTGATCTTGGAGGCAAAACCACTCCCACCCTAACGAAAAATTGAGACAAGTCAATCAATTTGTACATTGTTGGATgacatataaaaagaaaatgctaCAGTTGTCAAGAAACTTACCTGCCACGTTTTGATTCTCACCCCATTATCAGTGTTGTAAAGATAAACTCCATCGACAATTACATTTTGCACCTTCTCCCATTTCTTTGATTTTCCCAAGCTACCAATGCTGAAAAATAGGTTTCAGTATTGGTTAACAATTATACGTCTTGAgaattgaaaagtgaaaattaCTTTCACCTTATGCCATGGCCAGGACCACAAGAGATGTTTCTGATCCAGACCCGTGAAGAATTTCTAACTATTGAGATGCAGTCATCACCTGAAATCGAACATAATGGAgtgaattatttttcttctggtATATTACTTGATCACAAAAGTTTATTCTGGAACATAGAGTCAGTAATGAAAGTAATCACTGCTCTTACATTGGacttttgttcaattttttaaatgatttacaCATATGCATGGTGTTTCACAATTACATTATTGCctgttatttttcattttttacatgcatttttttttctgatcttTCTTATCTCTGAATAACATCAAACTTGGTCCGAAGTTAGTAACATGTAATAATTTACATGCAtatcatcaaattcagacaGGATTTAGCACCaacgaagaagaaaaaaaattcagacaGATTCACAATCCAAAGatttttactttattctttCATTTCTCTCTAACCATAGGATTTTAAAACCATTTAAACTAGTGTCATTCTGCTTATCCTAATTTTTATTAACAGGAGCTATCTGTGTTTCCTGTAATATgactatttatttaatagttatATGACCATTGCTATTTGAAGtaaaaaacatgttaaaattACTGCTGAAACCATAATATCATTCAAGATAAGTAAAGCTAATATGGCACTTGGTTGAGGATAACCTACCTGTTCTAATTACACTATCCCTGACCTCAACTCCCTTTGTTGCACTAATGTGGATTCCATCGGTATTAGGGCTGAAAGCAGGTGCTAACACTTTGAGATGGGATGCAACAATCCGCATACAGTTAGTGAATGACAAGTGCATTCGTTGGCTATTTATCAACATAAGATTTCTGACTTTCAGATCCTTGCATCTATGAAAAGTCATGGCCTGCGTGTAAATGTTGTTTTCATATTCAGCTAATAAAACACATAACATATCAGAGCAGGGAAATTATCTGGTTTGGTCTATAATCTGAAGCGCGCCACTAACCGTTGGAGCAGGATGACATGGCTGCGAAAGGACATTTTGAAGTCACTTAGTTACACAGTTGATTAAActtcaacaaaatattaatttaagcaTTCCAGGAAGAAATACATTTGTGGAGTTGATCTTGCAAGATCTGGCCCACCATTCCTGTCCCATTCCATTGATCCTCCCCCCACCATCTACAGTAAGATGATTCACCCCATGGAAGTATAGCCATTTGCGCTGATTTAAACCATGCCACACTACTGGATCTTGTGGTGCAACTATTGTCCCTGAGATCTATAATGTATTTGAAAATAACCAAGtaaataaatgttttctatatAATGACATACTTCATTCAGGAGTCGAAAGGAGcagatgacaaaaatttacttcAACATGTGGGAGATTTAACTCTGGGAGCATACCCTCAAAGTGATCTTAGATCGACAAGGCCCACCAATGTCAACCGGATGGACAAGAAAAGTTTTCCCATATGGAAAAACCACACTTATAAATCCAGATAGAGAACAAGCGATTTTCCAAGCCTCCAGGAAGGCctgaaaagataaataaacaGAATCAGGATATATGGTGGTTGTGTATTGTGCTTGCAGTTGCAGGTGGAGATTCCTAATCCTACCTAGCCCTTGCATTCAAAATTATCACATATTTCATGGTGGCTGCATTATTTATTCCTGTTGGCCTAAGCATTTTGCAAGACACGAATCTTAATATTTTGCTTAAGTAGAAGAACTATCCCAATTACCCTCCTACCTGATTGACCCTAACTGTAACTGATTTTCCCGCTGTAGAATCTCTAGAAATACTTGTTTGTTTACAGCATTATGATGTTCAAAATTGTCAGTCAACAAGATTACATTTTCTTGATCacgaaaaatattatataaaaaaacaacgaACGCACAAGACCACAACATTAAATAAGCTCAAAAGCTTAAAAATTTGGGGCCCTCTAACAACAAATTCATCATTGCAattgtggggggggggggggaaacaAGGATTACCAAATACTACAGAAAAGAGATGAAAGGAAAGATAGAAATGACCTCGGTGTCATTATGAAGGCCATCCCCTTTTGCACCATAATCACCGACAGAAAGAACCCATTTAGATCTGGTTCGGGTTCTTTTCAATCCGGAACGTGGGAGCTGGATGACAGGATCAACCCCTTCTGCATGAGTGACAAGTATATTTATGTGAATGAAGATAATGATAAATGTTGAAGTGGAACAATATCTGAGGCTCTTCATTTTCTGTCAGATTCGGGCCATCTCTGGTTTGGTGAGAGAATCTTACAAGAGTGTGTTGGTTTAGTAGGAATAGTTAGTTACAGAGTAACATGTAACAGAAAGTCAGATACACTGAAACACCTCCTACCAATAAATGAACACTTGCAAAACAGCATTTAAAGAACGAAGTGACCGCATAACGACATTGCACACTATGCAATGGCAGCGACAATGTTCATTAAACCGTAAACGGACCTAATTATTTTTTGCCATAAATTTTATAcatccaagttgaacctcaatatgattaaaaaaaatactatatctaaatataataattttgtgcaaaaaaaatcttacatatCAAGACAATGTGACATAGAGGGTGTTTCGAAATTAGATGAAAAATTACTTTTGAGGCAAAAGTATTTATGtcaaatgatcaaaatttttagttttgcttttattttgttttacttatTAGATCTGCATTAAAATATGGCAACAATTTCAACAGTAAACTAAATATATACATAgttcataaataatattttcttttaagtatATGATTAACGATTCAATTTGTTGTATGtattaaaaaacatttgttgGAATAATTCAttcctttaaataaattttgatactTTGAGGAGTTACTCCTTAACTTTCAAGAGACATCCTGCatttagcaaaataaaaataaaatgttaacatttttttaatgacaaCTAGCATTGTCTTGATGTAACAAACTTGTGTTGTTTTACAGTAGATTTTGTCTCTTGTTTGTCTAATACTTTCAAGGGACGAAATTTCCTTCTGTGTTCTCTTGTACCCTTGTTCTTTGCTCACTTGGATGAGTGGATCCAAaccaaatgataaaaattataaaagtccTCTCCCGCGCGCTAAAGAATTTCGTGTTATGTcgttttagtaaattttttacACAATTATAACCTTTTGATCACAACGATTATTATGAAaagcttttttatttatttatagaaattagAAAGGTTTCATCGTGGTTCAGGTAAAGCaccaaataaaatttttctCATTAATACACCCCTACTTGAAGAAGTCACGAGAAATGTATGGAAAAATATTTAGCTTTCCCAAGGTCTTAATTATAATGTCATGCATAGTTCATGATTCATGTCAAGTAATAAACTTTCTTTGGTAATTTCATAACTTGCCTTTTTTGTTTGCCTCCATCGCACCGTTTTGCTTATCTTCCACCCTTTATCCAACAAAAAATAGTTGGTTAAGAACTCTTATGTATTATGAGCAGACATTGACACATAGATTCTGTACTGTGATTGTGACCACTTCTGATAAGCAATGAGACACTTGAATCTGAAACAAGTCACGTCGTCGTATCAAAAGTTGGCTTCAAAAGATAGAAATTTCCTTGAAGGGAGACCGAGAGAGCAGCATAAGGAAACTAGGAATTCATTGGCTGTGGATATAGGTTGTTTGCAGCATGAATTAATATAATACATAGAGAAACATGCACTTCAATGAGTCCCTAAtgtttataaatatgtgacaaaaCATATCTTGTGCCAGAGAAGATGAAGACGTAAGATATCCAAGCCTTCAACAAAAGTCAATTTAATCAGCAGATACAAATGGTACTGAAAGCTCCATACACATAGTAATCTTCGTTTTTCAGTTCATCAGATCATTTTAGCCATTGAAATTTTGTATATGCGCAAGAGTTGGCAGATTCAACCTCCTAGTGCAAAACGTATATAACAAATTTGTGCAATAAAACATTGATCTTGGTCCTCAAGGTAATAGAAACGTGGGATAGACATAAACTGTGATTTATGTTCTAAGCCATTAAACTCTGGTTGTTACATCTTTTATCTTCCCATCTGCTTGCCCAAACTGCTTTGGCGATGAAAACCTATAGTTAATTGGTAGCTTAGTCTCGTGtcacatatattaaattttaaaggaaatgcatgtgatcaaattcaactaattaaatttCCTGTCAACCATGTGAATCAcataatatcaataattttttttattattttactctttAAAATAAGTTGCTCACCTTACATAAGTCAAAACCACATTTTCAAAGGTGAGGTTTGAGAAAATCTTGTGATCAAGATCACCCACTCTACATGGGGCTAGAAGCCTATATTAGCTAGGAGTACGAGTGATTGCCCACCACAAAAATTGGGCTTCATATCCTGCGTTGTGTTTTCTATCCCTAGAGACACCAAAGAGTAATAAATGAGTGTCAAGGAGTGATACATACTAGTTTTAGTGCACAGAAATTCGCGCCCAATAcgccaaaaaagaaaaacaaaggggataaaatgaagtaactaatatttttatatgaacattttaaattgaaaaccaatttaaaaattaaaatatacaagagatagaatcaaataaaaagtgtaataataataattattattagcattaaataatgataaaattatatattttaaatggaaaaataaaataaaaagtgtaataataataattattttatttgtaataatggaagattttttattaaattaaaataaataaaataaaaatttaaaattaaagtgaaaataaattatttgaatcaaatatatcatctttttatctattaatttgATGTGGGGTATTGatactcaaaatttaaaatttatattggaattaaaattgatcaaattttcataataaaataattaaacttaataaattgtaattgtatttgaaagaaaaaaaaatacttaatgtaGAAAAAGTAACATGACTAAGAGAGTGTATGGttgcaaaattcattttgatTATCTTATGGCTTTTGACTATATGAAAATACATTgttatcaaaataagaaaaaaagactaTGAGAGAATTAATACATGTTTGATTGCAATTAATTTTGggagaataattattttcttaaaatctctaaaataaaaaaataagcaattatatttaaaaaattaagttaaaccaaaattacatatgatttaaaaaatcttCTCATTCTAAAATGGCTttggtttttataatttacagaaaaattatattactaaaaACTCAATTCcttgtatttataatataaggATAAGGATAGATAGAATTCATTTACAAGAAAACTTAGTTATTCAGAACACAAATCcgttatttaaaattcttagcaGAGTTTTTATGCCTATTGCTAAATACAAAAATTGATTCTAGATTAATAtcagcataaaaaaattatgtacgaTCACTCAATTACATATCATCacttcactaaaaaaaaaaaaatagactacGATAACATTTGATTAAAAGTTAAAGTATTGTAATGATTTGTAAGTTCATGATTAACAAAAgtttatatatcaaattaaatctatatatttctcttttatattctccccatttcccccttttttcgtAATTGTGGAAAGaataattgcaaaaaaaaacagcatataaatattttttattcaaatagtatataaataatattataatcacAATGATgactaaaaaacatattcatataaaaattaaagaatattgtTTTTCATAAGGTccctcaaaataaaaataaagataatccCAATCGTGGCCAACCAGGACAAAACTCTATCCCGTATTTTGCAATTTGCTCTCATTCAAGCTAGCATAATCATGTAAAATATCCCATTTATGAGATTTGGTCTGTATAAAGATCAACTTATACTCAATACCCCTTTCCCACAAACAACAATTAATTCTACTGAACCGAACCAGAAGAAAACATCTTTACCAGCTAATTACTATTGATATAAGACAATTTGAacaccaaaaagaaaagagaaatagacAAGTCCTGATGATTATGTTCTTAGCATGAATTCAACTAATCCGGGCCTACCTACAAAGCTAAAAGTAAAACATTACATCAAGGAGTAGAAACCTGGCCGGAATATTCTCTCTTCGTCTCTCTACCTTGGTCGATGCTTGTTGTCCCCTGCTTTTCCAAAGGCGGCGCAGAAGCCACATGCAGAGAGCCTGGGAGACGGTGGCTCAATCGCCGGCGAAACTTTTCCAGTGCGGTAGCCGCGTGCTCCGCCGTTGGAGCGGATTCTCTGGAGGGGCGGCGTTGTTTGAACTTGAAGCTCTTTAATTTCACCGCCGTCATCGTTGTCGTGGtcgtggttgttgttgttgttgtgatcTTCCTTGACTTTGTTCAATTCCTCTTGTAAGAACCTATCGTCCCAAACGAAGCCTGATGAACCCTGCCTCCTGAAGGACACTGCAGATCTTTGAAGACCAGCCATAGCCTCTCTATCTATGAATTGTGAATTATGTGGCTCTTTCTTTCTAGCTACTTCAAGTTGAAAGCAATACGCACatgaatttctttttcaataaataaagaaatgagACAGGACAGTTGGTGAAGAAATTGGTCACAAGTGGTTAATATAAATCCAAGTGCTCATATTAAGCCATCCAACTCAATGTCTCCTCTGGTTTTTTAATGCTTTAAGTTCCACACTATTAATTCATACTAGCTAGTACTATATTATCTAGTTAAATTCTTCCATGCCAATTATTAATAGAAACAATGCATATGTACTATCTATCTTCAATgagtaatataaatttattgtttttagtttttttttcatcaaaacatttttaaaaatataagtgatAATAATGCTATTAAATGTAAGActtatatttatgtattattttagtATGAAGCCACGTTTGTTTTACATGACACACAATTCTATTTGAATAATGTAAGATCGTTATGCCCAACATCTAAGTATTTATTTAACACAATTACTAAttcaaaacttaaattaaaGACCACTAATTAACTAGAGTAACATCGTATTAGTTTATCCACAATCGCTAATTTAAAACTATACTTATGTTTTTTTACAGAATATTTATGTATTACTAGTTTATCTATATTTAAGATTAAttactaaaaaggatttttgtaaaattgacGTTTTTAAACGAATAATTTCGGATGAGTTTAGCAAAATTATAACTGCATATGAAcggaattattttattattatattcttattttacattaatgtatatatatatatagagagagaaatttgaatcatattataaataatattattggtaaataatacatttaacattgaaaataatatattagctttttaaatattatacatataaaaaacatcaaatttatatttattgaaaatttgagtccaaaattttaatgttttcaattgaaaatgatttttcataAGTTAACTCATATATTCTTCACTTTCGACGGCTTTTTCCGATGGAGCTAATTTAAATTATGGGAATGATGACTTTGTGCGCAAGCTAGCATGACACACGGGGTGTTAGGTCCACCAAGTGAGTGTGTGCACACTAACTCCACCGCCCTTGTCATATCATAATCGATCAATAAATGAAACCAAGAAAACGCATTCACGTCCTTGTCGCCTAACCAAGTttttaatagaattaatatatctTGACAACAAAAACTTTTAAACATTCaattgctaatttttttttatcacattatatcATCAATAACTTAAGttgtacaaaaatatttttctttttaataacatGACCAATAAcatgatgataataaaaaaatataagtttttccTATGTTAAATTAATAAGTATAGTTTAGTTGATTTAAGAATGTGTGTGaatcattataaatatttagtatttatgtttgattattaaaaaaaataacgagtataattctgaaaaaaaaattaatgagcaTAATCGGAAGGCAGATTAATCCCTCTCCAGCACTTAGTTGCTCGAATAATGAAGTTAAATGACCTGAATTATATTAAGACTTGAATCAATATTTGGTCATGCTCCCTAAGAAAGCaataaataacaacaacaatatataaaacataatcGTATACGCAAGTGCTGTAATAATGTTTATTCAATAAACGTCTTCAAAGTAATTGATGAACCAATACACTTgctttattcttaaaatattcacATATGTGtgatattttgaaatttggtCATTTCAGCATATGGTTAATTGCTTGCAAAACAAAGTCATATATATGATCCTAATTTAGAGTTGAAGCAATCTTTGGACACGTTCACTAAGAAAACATATAACAAAGGGATTTGTTTTAAGATTAtctctaattataatttattaacacacttatattaaaaaaatagaagtatgtGTATGTTAATAAATGCATTgatgtatttaatttaaaacaaattttaattataactcGGTAACATATTTATACTAAACAATAAAAGAGTGCAAGTTAACAAATCCCTATAACAACAATAAATGTAAACACTTCGGAAAGACTTCCATAACTgtcatagaaaaataataagatagcTACCGTATGATTCAGACAAAGGAATGAAATAATATGGCTAGCAAGaggtaattatttaaaaacagaATTtccatcaaattattttattaaagttgTCATAAACCATACATAATCAATATCATTAATTGTGAACATAAAAAAGCACAACTCAAATAATGGATCAAACTTTAAGTGGGTTGCCCAGGGCCATTAAAATTGACACGAGAGGTATGGAATTTGACATTCAAATATTTAGCCTCCAAaacttgtttttcatattatgaATCGAGAAGTATTCAACAAGTGATCATTGACTGCATTGAGAggaaaaattgttatttgttgTTCATCTTTTGGTAAATTATATTAGGATGTTCGTTGTCCTTTCTATTTCATTAATTCGGCttgatatgaaattaattttattgtgtttaagttttgaaaaataaactcaatgtattttaaagataattatatttcGAGTTTGTCACCTACAGGACCCTGCACCACTAGCTCAGACTATGCTTGGATCATTTGTGAGCTTAACTTCCATAACACTAACATGGAGAATTGGTCTTGGGTCTTAAGAAATCACCTACCAGAAAACATCAAATCGATCATTCGGCTTGTCTTTCATAACAACTTTCCTACTAACTAGGTTTGATCTATGTAACACCTCTCTTTCTATGTTTCATGTCATAGGTGCGACTACCAATTGGAAAATCTTTTACGTATGTTGCATGATTGTCCCAAATCCAAGACGATGTGAGGATCCTTGAATTCCACGAATATCGTGGATTTTAACATCTCATTTAGGAGTTTGGATTTGTGTTCAAATTGACCACAATACATTACCTCTCTTGCCTGTACATGTTGGTTTTCGTAGAGTTAGTAATGCAAAGATTCTTCAAGACAATGTTTGGCCTCAAATGATTTATTATCAATCAGATTCGAACCACTCATTATGTTGTTTCTGGACCTATAAAGGCAACCAAGGTTGATTTCTTAGACTTTCCTGAAAGATTTAACAATCAAACTCAATGTTGATGGCAACTCGCTTGGCAATCCATGACCTTCAAGTTTTAGAGGCATTATTTGTGATAGCATAGAACAATGGATTTTCAGCTTCTCATGTTCTTGTGGATTCACTACCAACATTAGTGTTGAACTCCAGACAAACTTACATGATTTG includes these proteins:
- the LOC100819195 gene encoding probable polygalacturonase At1g80170 isoform X4; the protein is MLPELNLPHVEISGTIVAPQDPVVWHGLNQRKWLYFHGVNHLTVDGGGRINGMGQEWWARSCKINSTNPCHPAPTAMTFHRCKDLKVRNLMLINSQRMHLSFTNCMRIVASHLKVLAPAFSPNTDGIHISATKGVEVRDSVIRTGDDCISIVRNSSRVWIRNISCGPGHGISIGSLGKSKKWEKVQNVIVDGVYLYNTDNGVRIKTWQGGSGFASKITFQHILMENVSNPIIVDQYYCDSRNPCKNETSAVRVENISFIDIQGTSATEEAIKFSCSDAFPCEGLYLENIFLASCFGGNTSSFCWQAHGSARGFLHPSTCLSSSDDRIRQNVGMVGIKEAMEDEQAPTACIYRLLKLIQLEALTPALARAKFGAPMGKRLITVFWSSESSRYHLINIQCSIQVITLML
- the LOC100818657 gene encoding MAPK kinase substrate protein At1g80180, giving the protein MAGLQRSAVSFRRQGSSGFVWDDRFLQEELNKVKEDHNNNNNHDHDNDDGGEIKELQVQTTPPLQRIRSNGGARGYRTGKVSPAIEPPSPRLSACGFCAAFGKAGDNKHRPR
- the LOC100819195 gene encoding probable polygalacturonase At1g80170 isoform X3; amino-acid sequence: MKSLRYCSTSTFIIIFIHINILVTHAEGVDPVIQLPRSGLKRTRTRSKWVLSVGDYGAKGDGLHNDTEAFLEAWKIACSLSGFISVVFPYGKTFLVHPVDIGGPCRSKITLRISGTIVAPQDPVVWHGLNQRKWLYFHGVNHLTVDGGGRINGMGQEWWARSCKINSTNPCHPAPTAMTFHRCKDLKVRNLMLINSQRMHLSFTNCMRIVASHLKVLAPAFSPNTDGIHISATKGVEVRDSVIRTGDDCISIVRNSSRVWIRNISCGPGHGISIGSLGKSKKWEKVQNVIVDGVYLYNTDNGVRIKTWQGGSGFASKITFQHILMENVSNPIIVDQYYCDSRNPCKNETSAVRVENISFIDIQGTSATEEAIKFSCSDAFPCEGLYLENIFLASCFGGNTSSFCWQAHGSARGFLHPSTCLSSSDDRIRQNVGMVGIKEAMEDEQAPTACIYRLLSR
- the LOC100819195 gene encoding probable polygalacturonase At1g80170 isoform X2 — translated: MKSLRYCSTSTFIIIFIHINILVTHAEGVDPVIQLPRSGLKRTRTRSKWVLSVGDYGAKGDGLHNDTEAFLEAWKIACSLSGFISVVFPYGKTFLVHPVDIGGPCRSKITLRISGTIVAPQDPVVWHGLNQRKWLYFHGVNHLTVDGGGRINGMGQEWWARSCKINSTNPCHPAPTAMTFHRCKDLKVRNLMLINSQRMHLSFTNCMRIVASHLKVLAPAFSPNTDGIHISATKGVEVRDSVIRTGDDCISIVRNSSRVWIRNISCGPGHGISIGSLGKSKKWEKVQNVIVDGVYLYNTDNGVRIKTWQGGSGFASKITFQHILMENVSNPIIVDQYYCDSRNPCKNETSAVRVENISFIDIQGTSATEEAIKFSCSDAFPCEGLYLENIFLASCFGGNTSSFCWQAHGSARGFLHPSTCLSSSDDRIRQNVGMVGIKEAMEDEQAPTACIYRLLGS
- the LOC100819195 gene encoding probable polygalacturonase At1g80170 isoform X1 yields the protein MKSLRYCSTSTFIIIFIHINILVTHAEGVDPVIQLPRSGLKRTRTRSKWVLSVGDYGAKGDGLHNDTEAFLEAWKIACSLSGFISVVFPYGKTFLVHPVDIGGPCRSKITLRISGTIVAPQDPVVWHGLNQRKWLYFHGVNHLTVDGGGRINGMGQEWWARSCKINSTNPCHPAPTAMTFHRCKDLKVRNLMLINSQRMHLSFTNCMRIVASHLKVLAPAFSPNTDGIHISATKGVEVRDSVIRTGDDCISIVRNSSRVWIRNISCGPGHGISIGSLGKSKKWEKVQNVIVDGVYLYNTDNGVRIKTWQGGSGFASKITFQHILMENVSNPIIVDQYYCDSRNPCKNETSAVRVENISFIDIQGTSATEEAIKFSCSDAFPCEGLYLENIFLASCFGGNTSSFCWQAHGSARGFLHPSTCLSSSDDRIRQNVGMVGIKEAMEDEQAPTACIYRLLKLIQLEALTPALARAKFGAPMGKRLITVFWSSESSRYHLINIQCSIQVITLML